From the Plodia interpunctella isolate USDA-ARS_2022_Savannah chromosome 5, ilPloInte3.2, whole genome shotgun sequence genome, one window contains:
- the LOC128669799 gene encoding PHD finger protein 20-like isoform X2, which produces MVLRKCSILHCISCSTRKEDIGVTYHKYPKDVSLRAVWAEVSKIKIRDIQLTTYVCSRHFRKSDFQMYKDSKYVLKSDSIPSIFPWTTMDTDTDSSKADDTNTESVASKTVTDNVIMETDDETKEIKALNSSKESDGENLDAIRKYIEEQEKEIQELTAQSSEKKNEETKKVAEVKEIKSSTEETMDVASSMMDMILSESEARIAKKDGGDQIKGLSTPEKGSSSVALSVGSQVEAKDFAEFWHPAEIMEVDYDEMEVLVRYDNPAKRHDEWISVSSPRLRPRGTSEALPGETPQIDTAPEGTPQDMTAAATIPDPQAVTEELKVEDKVKLTFVVGERCLARWRDNRRFMATITKDLGEGKYEIAFDDGFQWKCAVSRLCKYKENLSVDTGSLTPSASVPSPIQHGVGPSGAPLLPAYHTHLFDPNRDYLGSKSERREMKRKLNVKELFNIGQKKRKKIPEEKPQKVMTPKKQKVVKKKITPSKPDSKKKVSRNDIPEAVASIIGTVNEELEQKDKLDSTAAESVVTEAKDDIKDNMDVENEIVETSSEITISETEGKAQELDVVTHSQIDTTVANNVLSTSVNDNSICENAADMLTIENEALVIGNNESSPEKDSPCAVASETIKTEDLVDKTETVGETHKTIPEEELKLEIFEKQDEVKHEEVIDKIKEVITKIEGDLNHVQVESPKAEIKIEGIKEEAREKSKKLSKIKKGKKLRLLQEKKVKKQVEKVKNELEEMKRQVEEMRKQMLMKTGGVEGEGPMQMPESFLLPGEWCCKWVNGQPVGKVCELESDPREEAKGGLPRRSVQVEDKRLPEGWTKHMVRRSLGHSAGKWDVVLVSPDNRRFHTKTDMRNYLENNPDEELKQYEHALMDFGVHLKLSRRMGWFTTTPGGTDDIPVMTLPAGTLNTTSPLVKRRKLSLKNRPRQIKIKMKEKKRKPARKGYEIPSAEHLGAAGSADGEYMVVDTSAPLPPSDPPLEDGYVYVGSLKVQIIENLLRCPAEGCFKNFRNNTLIKMHIKHYHRELRKMLGRTPKVADLASARALPTDVPLQKGREPELKTLKVKIAKIHNKEIKNTIKKEEPKQEVKLELPIETPTTPVKDIEMPKQDSPKLRHALVNKPLKRPRVLLPVRRAEPEFEPVEEIEEAISEPMQMIDIQDFEAAISTHTVTKPTNFDKIKVISEDDEWYGMNSDVDTQSSFPRSGSPDSKSMDQKPVSSESNEEHQKDMDNYTYTENGERIKIVHMKREEIINCHCGFREEDGLMVQCELCLCWQHALCHNIQKESEVPEKYTCSICLNPWRGRRSKRFVHDQDRLYEGALPGGGGGGGAGAGGGGTNARLRRAHELGGNLLRLQDALHALQVKYHVAVKKDHPKLYLWAKDWENGDINMTQERLNSEYSDLNIMLNSIGKENMRIKVDDLNNIDMDHDRVSQRDGLNPVVLSGLVSSPGALELPLSGSELERLAGDAQDEQELPRGPQPEAAIENGPCRERLLRHIQRCQAIIDARLDSIEAQVAELESQDPSFEDDETADYFPRTKQTIQMLMRDLDTMEELGAS; this is translated from the exons ATGGTCCTGAGAAAGTGTAGTATACTACACTGTATATCATGTTCGACTAGAAAGGAAGATATTGGTGTTACTTATCACAAGTATCCAAAAGATGTTTCCTTGAGGGCAGTTTGGGCTGAggtttctaaaattaaaatcagagACATACAACTCACGACATATGTTTGCTCGCGACATTTCCGCAAAAGCGATTTCCAAATGTACAAGGATTCTAAATATGTCCTTAAGTCAG ATTCCATACCTTCAATATTTCCTTGGACAACAATGGACACCGACACAGATTCTTCCAAAGCTGATGACACAAACACTGAAAGTGTAGCAAGTAAAACTGTAACCGACAATGTCATTATGGAGACTGATGATGAaactaaagaaataaaagctCTAAATAGCAGCAAGGAATCTGATGGGGAGAATTTAGATGCCATTAGAAAGTACATTGAGGAACAAGAAAAGGAGATACAAGAACTCACTGCTCAGAGTAGTGAAAAGAAGAATGAGGAAACAAAGAAAGTTGCAGAAGTCAAGGAAATTAAATCCAGTACAGAAGAGACCATGGATGTAGCATCAAGCATGATGGATATGATTCTGAGTGAGTCTGAAGCAAGGATAGCTAAAAAAGATGGGGGCGATCAAATCAAAGGCTTGTCAACACCTGAAAAAG gTAGCAGTAGTGTGGCATTGTCTGTCGGTTCCCAAGTGGAAGCTAAAGATTTTGCTGAGTTCTGGCACCCAGCCGAAATCATGGAAGTTGATTATGATGAAATGGAAGTGTTGGTACGCTATGACAATCCAGCTAAGAG ACATGATGAATGGATAAGTGTGAGCAGTCCCCGGCTAAGACCTCGAGGCACATCGGAAGCACTTCCAGGGGAAACTCCTCAAATAGACACTGCTCCTGAAGGAACTCCACAGGATATGACAGCAGCTGCGACTATACCAGATCCGCAGGCAGTTACAGAGGAGTTGAAAGTGGAAGACAAAGTTAAACTGACTTTTGTTGTTGGTGAGAGATGCTTGGCTCGTTGGCGGGACAACAGGAGGTTCATGGCTACTATTACTAAGGACTTGGGTGAAG gAAAATACGAAATCGCTTTTGACGACGGTTTTCAATGGAAATGCGCAGTATCGAGGTTGTGTAAATACAAAGAGAATCTCAGTGTGGACACAGGTTCATTAACCCCAAGTGCTTCAGTCCCATCGCCAATTCAACACGGAGTTGGGCCGAGTGGCGCCCCGCTGCTCCCCGCATACCACACACACCTTTTTGACCCCAACCGTGATTACTTAGGATCCAAGAGCGAGAGacgtgaaatgaaacgcaAGTTGAATGTGAAGGAGTTGTTCAATATCGGTCAGAAGAAACGAAAGAAAATACCAGAAGAAAAACCACAGAAGGTCATGACGCCGAAGAAGCAGAAGGTCgtaaagaagaaaattacCCCATCAAAACCTGATAGTAAGAAAAAGGTGTCAAGGAATGATATTCCTG AGGCAGTAGCTTCAATTATAGGAACAGTTAACGAGGAACTAGAACAGAAAGATAAATTAGATTCCACAGCTGCTGAATCTGTAGTTACAGAGGCGAAAGATGATATTAAAGATAATATGGATGTGGAAAATGAAATCGTAGAAACTTCTAGCGAAATTACCATTTCTGAAACAGAAGGAAAGGCACAGGAACTTGATGTTGTTACCCATTCCCAGATTGATACAACAGTTgctaataatgttttatcaaCATCAGTAAATGATAattctatttgtgaaaatgcAGCTGACATGTTAACTATTGAAAATGAAGCATTAGTTATTGGGAACAATGAATCAAGTCCCGAAAAGGACTCACCTTGTGCCGTTGCCagtgaaacaataaaaacagaagATTTAGTTGATAAAACTGAAACTGTTGGTGAAACACATAAGACT ataccAGAAGAGGAGCTGAAGCTTGAGATATTCGAGAAACAAGACGAAGTGAAGCACGAGGAGGtcatagacaaaataaaagaggtcattacaaaaatagagGGTGATTTGAACCACGTACAAGTCGAGTCGCCCAaagctgaaattaaaattgaggGCATAAAAGAGGAAGCAAGAgagaaaagtaaaaagttgtcgaaaataaagaaaggtAAAAAGTTGAGGTTGTTACAGGAGAAGAAGGTGAAGAAGCAGGTGGAGAAAGTGAAGAATGAGCTGGAAGAGATGAAGCGGCAGGTTGAAGAAATGAGGAAGCAGATGTTGATGAAGACTGGTGGGGTTGAGGGGGAGGGACCCATGCAGATGCCCGAGAGCTTCCTGTTGCCTGGAGAGTGGTGTTGCAAGTGGGTCAACGGCCAGCCCGTGGGAAAAGTGTGTGAATTGGAGTCTGACCCACGCGAAGAAGCTAAAGGGGGTCTGCCGAGGAGAAGTGTGCAA GTTGAAGATAAACGGTTACCTGAGGGCTGGACTAAACACATGGTTCGAAGGAGTCTGGGACATTCGGCGGGGAAATGGGATGTGGTTTTAGTTAG TCCCGACAACCGTCGATTTCACACGAAGACGGACATGCGCAACTACCTGGAGAACAACCCCGATGAGGAGCTGAAGCAATACGAGCACGCGCTCATGGACTTCGGAGTACACCTCAAGCTGTCGCGGAGGATGGGCTGGTTCACTACCACACCAG GTGGCACAGACGATATACCCGTGATGACCCTCCCGGCCGGCACGCTGAACACGACGTCGCCGCTCGTGAAGCGGAGGAAGCTCAGCCTCAAGAACAGGCCGCGGCAGATCAAGATCAAGATGAAGGAGAAGAAGAGGAAGCCGGCGCGGAAGGGCTACGAA atCCCTTCGGCAGAGCATTTAGGAGCAGCTGGATCAGCAGACGGAGAATACATGGTGGTCGACACTTCCGCGCCTCTCCCGCCGAGTGACCCGCCTTTAGAAGATGGTTACG TATATGTCGGCTCACTAAAAGTACAAATCATCGAGAATCTTCTCCGCTGTCCAGCTGAGGGTTGCTTTAAAAACTTCAGGAATAACACCCTCATAAAAATGCACATAAAGCATTACCATAGAGAGCTCCGAAAGATGTTGGGTAGAACGCCTAAAGTAGCAGATTTGGCGTCCGCCAGAGCATTACCAACGGACGTGCCGCTTCAAAAAGGCAGAGAACCAGAATTAAAGACACTTAAAGTCAAAATCgcaaaaatacacaataaagaaataaagaatacaATAAAGAAAGAGGAGCCGAAACAAGAAGTGAAACTTGAATTACCGATAGAAACACCAACAACTCCAGTGAAAGACATTGAAATGCCTAAGCAGGATTCACCAAAATTGAGACACGCTTTAGTGAATAAACCATTGAAAAGGCCCAGAGTTTTATTGCCAGTACGAAGGGCTGAGCCCGAGTTTGAGCCTGTTGAAGAGATCGAGGAAGCCATATCGGAGCCGATGCAAATGATTGATATACAAGATTTCGAAGCTGCTATTTCCACACATACAGTTACAAAACCCACTAATTTTGATAAGATTAAAGTTATAAGTGAGGATGATGAGTGGTATGGCATGAATTCTGATGTGGACACTCAATCGAGTTTCCCAAGGTCCGGGAGCCCTGATTCAAAGAGTATGGACCAGAAGCCGGTGTCGTCAGAATCTAATGAGGAACACCAGAAGGATATGGATAATTACACTTACACTGAAA atGGTGAACGCATCAAAATCGTGCACATGAAGCGAGAAGAGATAATAAACTGCCACTGTGGTTTCCGAGAAGAGGACGGACTAATGGTGCAGTGTGAATTGTGTTTGTGTTGGCAACACGCGCTCTGTCACAACATTCAGAAGGAGTCTGAG GTTCCAGAGAAATACACGTGCAGCATATGCCTGAACCCGTGGCGCGGTCGGCGCTCGAAGCGGTTCGTGCACGACCAGGACCGGCTGTACGAGGGCGCGCTGCCGGGCggcggcgggggcgggggcgcgggcgcgggggGCGGGGGCACCAACGCGCGGCTGCGGCGGGCGCACGAGCTGGGCGGCAACCTGCTGCGGCTGCAGGACGCTCTGCACGCGCTGCAAGTCAAGTACCACGTCGCTGT TAAGAAAGATCACCCAAAACTTTACCTCTGGGCCAAAGACTGGGAGAACGGAGACATCAACATGACTCAGGAGCGACTCAACTCGGAGTACTCGGACCTGAACATCATGTTGAACTCCATCGGCAAGGAGAACATGAGGATCAAGGTCGACGACCTCAATAACATTGATATGGACCATGACAG AGTAAGCCAGCGCGATGGCCTCAACCCCGTGGTGCTGAGCGGGCTGGTGTCCAGCCCGGGCGCGCTCGAGCTGCCGCTGTCCGGCTCCGAGCTCGAGCGCCTCGCCGGCGACGCGCAGGACG AACAAGAGTTACCCCGCGGGCCTCAACCTGAAGCAGCTATAGAGAACGGTCCGTGCCGAGAACGTTTGCTGCGACACATACAACGATGTCAAGCTATCATCGACGCTAGGTTGGACTCCATCGAGGCCCAGGTGGCAG AGCTAGAATCTCAAGACCCATCATTTGAAGATGACGAGACAGCCGACTACTTCCCCCGCACCAAGCAGACCATACAAATGTTGATGAGGGACCTGGACACTATGGAAGAACTTGGTGCCAGTTAA
- the LOC128669799 gene encoding PHD finger protein 20-like isoform X1 codes for MVLRKCSILHCISCSTRKEDIGVTYHKYPKDVSLRAVWAEVSKIKIRDIQLTTYVCSRHFRKSDFQMYKDSKYVLKSDSIPSIFPWTTMDTDTDSSKADDTNTESVASKTVTDNVIMETDDETKEIKALNSSKESDGENLDAIRKYIEEQEKEIQELTAQSSEKKNEETKKVAEVKEIKSSTEETMDVASSMMDMILSESEARIAKKDGGDQIKGLSTPEKGSSSVALSVGSQVEAKDFAEFWHPAEIMEVDYDEMEVLVRYDNPAKSRHDEWISVSSPRLRPRGTSEALPGETPQIDTAPEGTPQDMTAAATIPDPQAVTEELKVEDKVKLTFVVGERCLARWRDNRRFMATITKDLGEGKYEIAFDDGFQWKCAVSRLCKYKENLSVDTGSLTPSASVPSPIQHGVGPSGAPLLPAYHTHLFDPNRDYLGSKSERREMKRKLNVKELFNIGQKKRKKIPEEKPQKVMTPKKQKVVKKKITPSKPDSKKKVSRNDIPEAVASIIGTVNEELEQKDKLDSTAAESVVTEAKDDIKDNMDVENEIVETSSEITISETEGKAQELDVVTHSQIDTTVANNVLSTSVNDNSICENAADMLTIENEALVIGNNESSPEKDSPCAVASETIKTEDLVDKTETVGETHKTIPEEELKLEIFEKQDEVKHEEVIDKIKEVITKIEGDLNHVQVESPKAEIKIEGIKEEAREKSKKLSKIKKGKKLRLLQEKKVKKQVEKVKNELEEMKRQVEEMRKQMLMKTGGVEGEGPMQMPESFLLPGEWCCKWVNGQPVGKVCELESDPREEAKGGLPRRSVQVEDKRLPEGWTKHMVRRSLGHSAGKWDVVLVSPDNRRFHTKTDMRNYLENNPDEELKQYEHALMDFGVHLKLSRRMGWFTTTPGGTDDIPVMTLPAGTLNTTSPLVKRRKLSLKNRPRQIKIKMKEKKRKPARKGYEIPSAEHLGAAGSADGEYMVVDTSAPLPPSDPPLEDGYVYVGSLKVQIIENLLRCPAEGCFKNFRNNTLIKMHIKHYHRELRKMLGRTPKVADLASARALPTDVPLQKGREPELKTLKVKIAKIHNKEIKNTIKKEEPKQEVKLELPIETPTTPVKDIEMPKQDSPKLRHALVNKPLKRPRVLLPVRRAEPEFEPVEEIEEAISEPMQMIDIQDFEAAISTHTVTKPTNFDKIKVISEDDEWYGMNSDVDTQSSFPRSGSPDSKSMDQKPVSSESNEEHQKDMDNYTYTENGERIKIVHMKREEIINCHCGFREEDGLMVQCELCLCWQHALCHNIQKESEVPEKYTCSICLNPWRGRRSKRFVHDQDRLYEGALPGGGGGGGAGAGGGGTNARLRRAHELGGNLLRLQDALHALQVKYHVAVKKDHPKLYLWAKDWENGDINMTQERLNSEYSDLNIMLNSIGKENMRIKVDDLNNIDMDHDRVSQRDGLNPVVLSGLVSSPGALELPLSGSELERLAGDAQDEQELPRGPQPEAAIENGPCRERLLRHIQRCQAIIDARLDSIEAQVAELESQDPSFEDDETADYFPRTKQTIQMLMRDLDTMEELGAS; via the exons ATGGTCCTGAGAAAGTGTAGTATACTACACTGTATATCATGTTCGACTAGAAAGGAAGATATTGGTGTTACTTATCACAAGTATCCAAAAGATGTTTCCTTGAGGGCAGTTTGGGCTGAggtttctaaaattaaaatcagagACATACAACTCACGACATATGTTTGCTCGCGACATTTCCGCAAAAGCGATTTCCAAATGTACAAGGATTCTAAATATGTCCTTAAGTCAG ATTCCATACCTTCAATATTTCCTTGGACAACAATGGACACCGACACAGATTCTTCCAAAGCTGATGACACAAACACTGAAAGTGTAGCAAGTAAAACTGTAACCGACAATGTCATTATGGAGACTGATGATGAaactaaagaaataaaagctCTAAATAGCAGCAAGGAATCTGATGGGGAGAATTTAGATGCCATTAGAAAGTACATTGAGGAACAAGAAAAGGAGATACAAGAACTCACTGCTCAGAGTAGTGAAAAGAAGAATGAGGAAACAAAGAAAGTTGCAGAAGTCAAGGAAATTAAATCCAGTACAGAAGAGACCATGGATGTAGCATCAAGCATGATGGATATGATTCTGAGTGAGTCTGAAGCAAGGATAGCTAAAAAAGATGGGGGCGATCAAATCAAAGGCTTGTCAACACCTGAAAAAG gTAGCAGTAGTGTGGCATTGTCTGTCGGTTCCCAAGTGGAAGCTAAAGATTTTGCTGAGTTCTGGCACCCAGCCGAAATCATGGAAGTTGATTATGATGAAATGGAAGTGTTGGTACGCTATGACAATCCAGCTAAGAG CAGACATGATGAATGGATAAGTGTGAGCAGTCCCCGGCTAAGACCTCGAGGCACATCGGAAGCACTTCCAGGGGAAACTCCTCAAATAGACACTGCTCCTGAAGGAACTCCACAGGATATGACAGCAGCTGCGACTATACCAGATCCGCAGGCAGTTACAGAGGAGTTGAAAGTGGAAGACAAAGTTAAACTGACTTTTGTTGTTGGTGAGAGATGCTTGGCTCGTTGGCGGGACAACAGGAGGTTCATGGCTACTATTACTAAGGACTTGGGTGAAG gAAAATACGAAATCGCTTTTGACGACGGTTTTCAATGGAAATGCGCAGTATCGAGGTTGTGTAAATACAAAGAGAATCTCAGTGTGGACACAGGTTCATTAACCCCAAGTGCTTCAGTCCCATCGCCAATTCAACACGGAGTTGGGCCGAGTGGCGCCCCGCTGCTCCCCGCATACCACACACACCTTTTTGACCCCAACCGTGATTACTTAGGATCCAAGAGCGAGAGacgtgaaatgaaacgcaAGTTGAATGTGAAGGAGTTGTTCAATATCGGTCAGAAGAAACGAAAGAAAATACCAGAAGAAAAACCACAGAAGGTCATGACGCCGAAGAAGCAGAAGGTCgtaaagaagaaaattacCCCATCAAAACCTGATAGTAAGAAAAAGGTGTCAAGGAATGATATTCCTG AGGCAGTAGCTTCAATTATAGGAACAGTTAACGAGGAACTAGAACAGAAAGATAAATTAGATTCCACAGCTGCTGAATCTGTAGTTACAGAGGCGAAAGATGATATTAAAGATAATATGGATGTGGAAAATGAAATCGTAGAAACTTCTAGCGAAATTACCATTTCTGAAACAGAAGGAAAGGCACAGGAACTTGATGTTGTTACCCATTCCCAGATTGATACAACAGTTgctaataatgttttatcaaCATCAGTAAATGATAattctatttgtgaaaatgcAGCTGACATGTTAACTATTGAAAATGAAGCATTAGTTATTGGGAACAATGAATCAAGTCCCGAAAAGGACTCACCTTGTGCCGTTGCCagtgaaacaataaaaacagaagATTTAGTTGATAAAACTGAAACTGTTGGTGAAACACATAAGACT ataccAGAAGAGGAGCTGAAGCTTGAGATATTCGAGAAACAAGACGAAGTGAAGCACGAGGAGGtcatagacaaaataaaagaggtcattacaaaaatagagGGTGATTTGAACCACGTACAAGTCGAGTCGCCCAaagctgaaattaaaattgaggGCATAAAAGAGGAAGCAAGAgagaaaagtaaaaagttgtcgaaaataaagaaaggtAAAAAGTTGAGGTTGTTACAGGAGAAGAAGGTGAAGAAGCAGGTGGAGAAAGTGAAGAATGAGCTGGAAGAGATGAAGCGGCAGGTTGAAGAAATGAGGAAGCAGATGTTGATGAAGACTGGTGGGGTTGAGGGGGAGGGACCCATGCAGATGCCCGAGAGCTTCCTGTTGCCTGGAGAGTGGTGTTGCAAGTGGGTCAACGGCCAGCCCGTGGGAAAAGTGTGTGAATTGGAGTCTGACCCACGCGAAGAAGCTAAAGGGGGTCTGCCGAGGAGAAGTGTGCAA GTTGAAGATAAACGGTTACCTGAGGGCTGGACTAAACACATGGTTCGAAGGAGTCTGGGACATTCGGCGGGGAAATGGGATGTGGTTTTAGTTAG TCCCGACAACCGTCGATTTCACACGAAGACGGACATGCGCAACTACCTGGAGAACAACCCCGATGAGGAGCTGAAGCAATACGAGCACGCGCTCATGGACTTCGGAGTACACCTCAAGCTGTCGCGGAGGATGGGCTGGTTCACTACCACACCAG GTGGCACAGACGATATACCCGTGATGACCCTCCCGGCCGGCACGCTGAACACGACGTCGCCGCTCGTGAAGCGGAGGAAGCTCAGCCTCAAGAACAGGCCGCGGCAGATCAAGATCAAGATGAAGGAGAAGAAGAGGAAGCCGGCGCGGAAGGGCTACGAA atCCCTTCGGCAGAGCATTTAGGAGCAGCTGGATCAGCAGACGGAGAATACATGGTGGTCGACACTTCCGCGCCTCTCCCGCCGAGTGACCCGCCTTTAGAAGATGGTTACG TATATGTCGGCTCACTAAAAGTACAAATCATCGAGAATCTTCTCCGCTGTCCAGCTGAGGGTTGCTTTAAAAACTTCAGGAATAACACCCTCATAAAAATGCACATAAAGCATTACCATAGAGAGCTCCGAAAGATGTTGGGTAGAACGCCTAAAGTAGCAGATTTGGCGTCCGCCAGAGCATTACCAACGGACGTGCCGCTTCAAAAAGGCAGAGAACCAGAATTAAAGACACTTAAAGTCAAAATCgcaaaaatacacaataaagaaataaagaatacaATAAAGAAAGAGGAGCCGAAACAAGAAGTGAAACTTGAATTACCGATAGAAACACCAACAACTCCAGTGAAAGACATTGAAATGCCTAAGCAGGATTCACCAAAATTGAGACACGCTTTAGTGAATAAACCATTGAAAAGGCCCAGAGTTTTATTGCCAGTACGAAGGGCTGAGCCCGAGTTTGAGCCTGTTGAAGAGATCGAGGAAGCCATATCGGAGCCGATGCAAATGATTGATATACAAGATTTCGAAGCTGCTATTTCCACACATACAGTTACAAAACCCACTAATTTTGATAAGATTAAAGTTATAAGTGAGGATGATGAGTGGTATGGCATGAATTCTGATGTGGACACTCAATCGAGTTTCCCAAGGTCCGGGAGCCCTGATTCAAAGAGTATGGACCAGAAGCCGGTGTCGTCAGAATCTAATGAGGAACACCAGAAGGATATGGATAATTACACTTACACTGAAA atGGTGAACGCATCAAAATCGTGCACATGAAGCGAGAAGAGATAATAAACTGCCACTGTGGTTTCCGAGAAGAGGACGGACTAATGGTGCAGTGTGAATTGTGTTTGTGTTGGCAACACGCGCTCTGTCACAACATTCAGAAGGAGTCTGAG GTTCCAGAGAAATACACGTGCAGCATATGCCTGAACCCGTGGCGCGGTCGGCGCTCGAAGCGGTTCGTGCACGACCAGGACCGGCTGTACGAGGGCGCGCTGCCGGGCggcggcgggggcgggggcgcgggcgcgggggGCGGGGGCACCAACGCGCGGCTGCGGCGGGCGCACGAGCTGGGCGGCAACCTGCTGCGGCTGCAGGACGCTCTGCACGCGCTGCAAGTCAAGTACCACGTCGCTGT TAAGAAAGATCACCCAAAACTTTACCTCTGGGCCAAAGACTGGGAGAACGGAGACATCAACATGACTCAGGAGCGACTCAACTCGGAGTACTCGGACCTGAACATCATGTTGAACTCCATCGGCAAGGAGAACATGAGGATCAAGGTCGACGACCTCAATAACATTGATATGGACCATGACAG AGTAAGCCAGCGCGATGGCCTCAACCCCGTGGTGCTGAGCGGGCTGGTGTCCAGCCCGGGCGCGCTCGAGCTGCCGCTGTCCGGCTCCGAGCTCGAGCGCCTCGCCGGCGACGCGCAGGACG AACAAGAGTTACCCCGCGGGCCTCAACCTGAAGCAGCTATAGAGAACGGTCCGTGCCGAGAACGTTTGCTGCGACACATACAACGATGTCAAGCTATCATCGACGCTAGGTTGGACTCCATCGAGGCCCAGGTGGCAG AGCTAGAATCTCAAGACCCATCATTTGAAGATGACGAGACAGCCGACTACTTCCCCCGCACCAAGCAGACCATACAAATGTTGATGAGGGACCTGGACACTATGGAAGAACTTGGTGCCAGTTAA